Proteins encoded by one window of Vibrio algicola:
- a CDS encoding AbgT family transporter, which translates to MTTSISNKQPEQKRKLFTRFLDSVEYLGNLLPHPITLFAIFCVAILVASGIAGYFGVSVVDPRPEGAAGRSADGIIHVVSLFNAEGLQLIVTNLVKNFTGFAPLGTVLVAMLGVSIAEHSGMLSAAMRGMVMGASKRMVTFTVIFAGIISNTASELGYVVLIPLAAMLFHSLGRHPLAGLAAAFAGVSGGYSANLLIGTVDPLLSGITETAAQMIDPNYTVGPEVNWYFMFVSTFFISIVGAFVTEKIVEPKLGVYNPEQAAEDLSQDKMGALTPVEKKALKMAGLATLVVCAVLALTIVPENGVLRNPETGTVAGSPFLKSIVAFIFVFFAIPGFVYGKIVGTMKNDRDVINAMSKSMSSMGMYIVLVFFAAQFVAFFKWTNFGQVFAVGGADFLQNIGLTGPALFFAFIFMCGFINLMIGSASAQWAVTAPIFIPMLMLVGYAPETIQAAYRIGDSVTNLITPMMSYFGLILAVASRYVKNLGIGTLIATMLPYTLCFLVGWSILFYIWVFVLGFPVGPGAATYYTP; encoded by the coding sequence ATGACTACATCCATTTCAAACAAACAACCCGAACAAAAAAGAAAGCTGTTTACTCGATTTTTAGATTCGGTTGAATACCTCGGAAATTTATTGCCACACCCAATCACTTTATTTGCAATTTTTTGTGTGGCAATTTTAGTCGCGTCTGGCATTGCCGGCTACTTTGGTGTTTCAGTTGTCGATCCTCGCCCAGAAGGCGCAGCGGGTCGTTCTGCTGACGGTATTATTCATGTAGTGAGCTTATTTAATGCCGAAGGCTTACAGCTGATCGTGACTAATTTAGTCAAAAATTTCACCGGATTTGCACCGCTTGGAACCGTATTGGTTGCGATGCTCGGGGTCTCGATTGCTGAGCATTCGGGTATGTTATCTGCGGCAATGCGCGGCATGGTGATGGGCGCGTCAAAACGCATGGTTACCTTTACCGTGATCTTCGCCGGTATTATTTCAAATACAGCCTCAGAGCTTGGTTATGTGGTGTTAATTCCATTGGCAGCGATGTTGTTCCACTCTTTAGGTCGCCATCCATTGGCCGGTCTTGCGGCTGCTTTTGCGGGTGTATCCGGCGGTTATTCTGCCAACCTATTGATTGGTACGGTTGATCCTTTGTTGTCGGGCATTACCGAAACCGCTGCGCAAATGATTGATCCAAATTATACCGTTGGCCCTGAAGTTAACTGGTATTTCATGTTTGTCTCGACTTTCTTCATTTCGATTGTTGGTGCATTTGTGACCGAGAAAATTGTTGAGCCGAAATTGGGGGTGTATAACCCAGAACAAGCTGCAGAAGATCTCTCGCAAGATAAAATGGGCGCATTAACCCCTGTTGAGAAAAAAGCTCTTAAGATGGCGGGTTTGGCAACATTAGTGGTGTGTGCAGTACTGGCATTAACGATAGTGCCTGAAAATGGCGTGTTACGAAATCCAGAAACGGGCACGGTTGCCGGCTCACCATTCTTAAAGAGTATTGTGGCCTTTATCTTTGTGTTCTTTGCTATTCCGGGCTTTGTGTACGGCAAGATAGTCGGCACCATGAAAAATGACCGTGATGTGATTAATGCGATGTCAAAATCGATGTCATCGATGGGTATGTACATTGTATTAGTTTTCTTTGCCGCGCAATTTGTGGCGTTCTTTAAATGGACTAACTTTGGCCAAGTCTTTGCTGTCGGCGGCGCGGACTTCCTACAAAACATCGGTTTAACCGGCCCAGCACTGTTCTTTGCTTTCATTTTTATGTGTGGCTTTATTAACTTGATGATTGGCTCAGCATCGGCGCAATGGGCGGTCACCGCACCTATCTTTATCCCAATGTTAATGCTAGTGGGTTATGCCCCTGAAACCATTCAAGCGGCTTACCGTATTGGTGATTCAGTGACTAACTTGATCACCCCAATGATGAGCTACTTTGGTTTGATTTTAGCGGTCGCCAGTCGATACGTTAAGAATCTAGGGATCGGTACCTTAATCGCCACCATGTTGCCATACACACTCTGCTTCTTGGTCGGTTGGAGTATCTTGTTCTACATCTGGGTATTCGTCCTCGGTTTCCCTGTAGGACCCGGCGCTGCAACCTATTACACTCCATAA